The genomic segment CAATCGCTGGGAAAAGTTGACCGAGAAGCAGCAATTTGAGGATAAGCGCCGTTATTATGATTTGATCAGCCAATCGGCGCGCAGCGGCATGTTTGATGTGCTGGGACATATAGATGCAATGAAAGGTTATTACCCTGCTTTTTCGGATATTAAAGCCGATGCCGAAATTGATGATACGCTCCGCGTCATTGCCGAAAACGACGTTTCAATTGAAATTAATACGTCCGGCAGCACAAAATATGTAGGCGGCTGGTATCCGTCCGATGAAATTTTGGAGCGTGCCCATCATTTCGGCGTTAATGTGACCTTCGGCTCCGACGCTCACGTTCCAGCAAGGGTCGGGGATGATTGGGATCGCGTCAGCAAGCGCCTCAAGGAAATTGGCTTCAAAAAATGGGTGTTCTACCGCCAGCGCAAGCAGATCATCGTACCGCTATAAGCTGTCTGCTTATGGAATCTGCACAAATTCATGCTGCTTTGCTGTTTATCAGCAGAGCAGCCTCTTTTTTTGTATGGAGAACGTATGCGGAATGCCGCCATCGAACCAATGGACAAAAAAAGTGGACCTGCACCGAGCGCAGGTCCGAATTCGATATATTAAAAGGGGGTCTTGTTTATTATAATAACCGAGTATTGTAATAGGGGTATAACAGAATCATTTCATTTGTGTAACAAATGCAACAATACCGCAAACAATCAGGGAGTTGAACATCATGTGGCTAACGGTTGCCATCTCTAGCGCCATTTTATTCGGATTAGCCGGCTGGTGGATGAAAAAAAGCCAGATGAGCGGCGGTACGACCTCGGCGCTGCTGCTTGGGCTTTACGCCTCTGGTACAGCCGGGTTTGGCGTGCATGCCGCGTTTGAGGGATCGCTCGCTTCGTTAGCCGATTACCGAATCTGGATTGCAGGAGCAATCATTGGTGCAGGCTCGGCCATCGGCAACGCGGTCTTTATGAAGGCGCTGGACTATGGTCCGGCAAGCCTGACCTCTCCACTGACAAATATGAACATCGTGCTCGTCGTTGCATTAGGCACGCTTGTATATAAGGAACCTTTGCATTTTACGCAAGCTTGCGGCATTTTGCTGCTGCTGCTTTCCGTTGTACTCATTTCTTATAAAAAACAGGTACAAGCCGCTCCTGCCCAAAAACAGTGGTTTTTCTATGTTGGCGCTGCGGTCGCCTTCTTCACCTTCCGCAATGGCGGGCTCAAGGTGACGGAGGAATGGGGATTATCCAGCGCGCCGATTTTATTCGTGGGCTATTTGCTGTCTTTTCTATGGTTCGCCTTGTTGAGCAAAGAAAAAAACAGCAGCAACCGCAAGCCCGCCTATCGGACAGGCTTGCTTTACGGACTGCTCGCTGGCCTCTTCTCCTACGCCGGACTCCAGCTTTATGCAACTGCGCTGGCAACGGGGCCCGCTAATCTAGCCGCGCCGATCTTCGCCACGAACAGCCTCGTCGTCGCGGCAGGCGCCATCCTGATTTACAAGGAAAAACTAAATGCCGCCCAGTGGGCGGCATTCGCATGCATGATGATCGGGCTTGTTGTCATCCGCTTATAGCGGCTGGCAGCAAGCTTTTTTTAAATATAGGAAGTTTATGGTTTCGCCATACTTTCTCTATATTTCTCGGACTGAAACGCGCTACGCCGCCAAAAGACGGCGACAGCCGTTTCACCTTGCAATACAGAACTGCTTCTTCCCTTATTTAAGCAAGGCGTCGATGGACAATTCTCCTGCACCGGTCAAAGCAACACCGACAAATACGGCGATAAGCACCAGATTATATTCATAGCCGTTCTGTGTTGACCACAGCCCATTTACGCCATGCACCTTCACAATCGCCATAATCATTGGGATGATCAGCAGCACCGCGCCAACCCATGTCCACAGGCCTGCTGCAAACAACAAGCCGCCTACCGCTTCGCTTAATCCTGCTGCCAATGCCATCAGTACGCCTGGCTTAACGCCTATCGAATCCAGCCATCCCCCAGTTCCTTTCAGACCATAGCCACCGAACCATCCAAACAGCTTCTGCGCTCCATGACCAACCATCAACAAGCCTAATACTACCCGAATAATCAATAATCCTGTGTCCAACATTTTAACCTCACCCTTCGTCTTTTGTTTGTTTTCACAGCTGCAACACTTGCTCGCTGCGTTTCATGTACCCATCTTAATATATAAACTAACTTTTGTAAAGTATATATTTAAAATAAAGTTAATTGGCGATTTGGTGTTTATATGCACTTACTTTTCCAAAGTAGATATGTTATAATGGGTTAAGAAGAAACGGGGTGATCAGGTTGGATTATTCAACAATGTGCCCAAAGTATGAAGCAGCGGCCGAAATTTTAGGCAAGAAATGGACCGGTCTCATCATTCGGGTGCTACTAGCTGGACCAAAGCGGTTCAAGGAGATCAAGGAGCAAATTCCGGAGATGAGCGACAAGATGCTTACCGACCGGATGAAGGAACTTGAACAACTTTCCATTATTAAACGAACAGTGTATCCAGAGATGCCTGTTCGCATTGAATACGAATTAAGTGACAAAGGCCATCATTTGCAGCCTGTCATTGAATCGATTCAAAAGTGGGGCGAAGAGTGGCTGTAACAAGCCAGCTTTAAGAGCTACTAGTAGGAAATGCATAAAGGCAGCAAAAAAGAACCGTGAGAGCGGTTCTTTTTTGCTGCCTTTATATCGTATTCGCGGCTGAACATTGACAAGTGCCATAATCTCTTTTATTATTGATACTGATTATCATTATTATACAAGGTGAAACGGCTGTCGCTATTCTTTGGCGCGGCGCGTTTCAGTCCGAGAAATATAGAGAAAGGATCAGACAATCATATCCTTTCCTATATTTAATTAAAAAAGCCTTCCACCGCTCAGGTGGAAGACCATATATTTAAAATCCAAGCCATTTTTTGAACAGATGCTTCGTTGTATCTTTGTTGATGGCCGCAATTGACGTCGTAAGCGGAATGCCTTTCGGACAAGAGCGAACACAGTTTTGCGAGTTGCCGCAGCCCTCGATGCCGCCATCCTCCATCAAGGCTTCCAGACGCTCTTCCTTGTTCATTTCTCCCGTAGGGTGAACGTTGAACAAGCGAACCTGAGAAATAGCCGCTGGGCCAACAAAGCTGTTGCGATCGTTGACGTTCGGGCAAGATTCCAGACATACGCCGCACGTCATGCACTTGGACAGCTCGTAAGCCCACTGACGCTTCGATTCAGCCAGGCGCGGGCCAGGACCTAGATCATAAGTGCCATCGATCGGAATCCATGCCTTAACGCGTTTGAGGGCGTTAAACATGCGCTCGCGATTGATGACAAGGTCACGGACGACTGGGAAAGTGCGCATTGGCTCCAGACGTACCGGTTGCTCCAATTGATCGATCAGGGCGCTGCAGGCTTGGCGCGGCTTGCCGTTAATGACCATAGAGCAGGCGCCGCAAACTTCTTCCAGACAGTTGGATTCCCAGCATACTGGAGCTGTATTGCCGCCATCCGCCATCGTCGGATTACGCTGAATTTCCATAAGTCCGCTGATGACGTTCATATTCGGGCGATACGGAATTTCAAATTCCTCTTTGTAAGGCGCAGACTCCGGTCCATCCTGACGGGTAATGATGAACTTAACGGTTTTTGTAGCAGTAGTCGTATCAGCCATCTTTATTCTCCTTTCTTCTTGTTCGCTGTGTAGTCACGTTTACGCGGTGTAATCAGGGAAACATCGATGTCCTCGTACGAAATTTGCGGACCTTCCTTCGTCCAAGTCGCAATCGTTGATTTCATGAACTTCTCGTCATTGCGCTCTGTGAAATCCGGCTTGTAATGCGCGCCGCGGCTTTCGTCACGGAGCAGGGCACCCAAGGTCATAGCTTCGGACAGCTCGAGCATGTTCCATAGCTGACGAGTGAAAGCAACGCTTGAGTTGTTCCATTTCATCGAGTCATTGATGTTGATATTGTTGTAACGCTGCTTGAGCTCTTTGATTTTGTTAATCGTTGCTTCAAGCTTGTCATTGAAACGAACAACCGTCATATTGTTGGTCATCCATTCGCCAAGCTCCTTGTGCAGGACGTAAGCATTTTCTGTACCGTTCATGGCAAGAATGCTTTCGTATTTATCCGTTTGGCGTTTTTGCTCACGGTCGAATACGGAGGAAGCCACGTCAGCGGAAGCTTTCTTCATGCCTTTAATGTACTCTACCGCTTTCGGTCCTGCGACCATACCGCCGTAGATCGCCGACAAGAGCGAGTTCGCACCGAGACGGTTAGCGCCATGGTATTGATACTCGCATTCGCCTGCTGCAAACAATCCAGGGATGTTCGTCATTTGGTTGTAATCTACCCACATGCCGCCCATCGAATAGTGAACCGCAGGGAAAATTTTCATCGGCAGCTTCCGAGGATCATCGCCCATAAACTTCTCATAAATTTCGATGATTCCGCCGAGCTTCACATCAAGCTCCTTCGGATCTTTATGGGAAAGATCAAGGTAAACCATGTTTTCGCCATTGATGCCGAGCTTCTGGTCGACACAGACGCTGAAAATTTCACGAGTCGCAATATCACGCGGCACTAGGTTGCCGTATGCCGGATATTTTTCCTCAAGGAAGTACCAAGGCTTGCCGTCTTTGTAAGTCCATACGCGGCCGCCTTCGCCACGAGCTGATTCGGACATCAAGCGCAGCTTGTCATCGCCCGGAATCGCAGTTGGGTGAATTTGAATAAATTCGCCGTTCGCATAATTAACGCCTTGCTGATACACCGCACTTGCTGCTGTACCTGTATTAATAACCGAGTTCGTCGTTTTGCCAAAAATAATGCCAGGACCGCCAGATGCCAATATAACCGCATCGCCTACGAACGTTTTCACTTCCATCGAACGCAAATCCTGTGCAGATACCCCGCGGCAAATGCCTTCATCATCCAGAACGGCGCCAAGGAATTCCCAGTGCTCGTATTTCGTTACGAGGCCGGCTGCTTCCCAGCGGCGAACTTGCTCATCCAAAGCGTATAGCAACTGCTGTCCAGTTGTGGCACCTGCAAATGCTGTACGGTGATACTGTGTGCCTCCGAAACGGCGGAAATCCAGCAAGCCTTCCGGCGTACGGCTGAACATAACGCCCATACGGTCCATTAAGTGGATAATGCCTGGTGCTGCTTCACACATTGCTTTAACAGGAGGCTGGTTAGCGAGGAAGTCTCCCCCGTATACCGTATCGTCAAAATGCTCCCAAGGCGAGTCGCCTTCACCTTTTGTATTTACCGCTCCGTTAATGCCGCCTTGTGCGCAGACGGAATGGGAACGCTTCACCGGCACGATCGAGAACAGATCAACGTGCATGCCAGCTTCTGCTGCTTTTATCGTAGCCATAAGTCCGGCTAGTCCGCCGCCTACGACAATTATTTTATTGTTAGCCATCACGCTTCACTCCTTGTCTTCAAACTATCCGATAGTATTCCAAGCCAATGCGAGATCGGCTGCTTCCTTGAATTCGTCGCCGCGGAAGGCAACAAGCGAAAGAATAAACAATGCTGCTACGACTACAAAAACACCCATGCATACAATGGATGAAATCCGTTGTGCACGAGGCCCTACTGTAATGCCCCAGCTAATCAAAAATGCCCAAAGGCCATTAGCAAAGTGGAACGTAGCTGCCAGTACTCCGACCACATAAAATACAAAATAAAGCGGATTAGTCGCAATATTGTGCATTGTGGAGCCTAGCTCTTCATGTGTGATGTAACCCAAGTACACTTGAAAACGGGTTTGGTATACATGCCAGAACACGAAGATAAACGTGATAACACCCGTTATACGCTGTGCTGTAAACGCCCAGTTGCGGCCGTACTTGAAACGACCCAGGTTGCTGTCTGACTGATAGGCTACATATAAGCCGTACACGCCATGGAAAAGCAGCGGGAGGTAAATACCGAAAATTTCAAAAATCGGCAGCAATGGCAAGCTGTTAATGAGACTAACGCCGCTGCTGAACCCCTCTGCCCCCCTCTCGAACGATTGATAGTTCGTAAGCGCATGCACAACGATAAACATTCCAAGCGGAATGATACCAAGCAGCGAGTGAAGCTTACGGGAAAAATACGAATTTCCTTTCATGCCTTTGTGTCTCCTTTCCAGACTGTGGTTACGCTTTCCTCAAATGCTTGTCTACAAATCATTCTACATTTTACTCTTCGGTTCTTTCTCCGTCAACAAAAGTTGACACAGTTTAGTCACACTTCCCATCGTACTCCTTTTCGGCTTATAATGGAATTGCTTATTTTTTATAATTTGTTATAACCATTTAACATAAGCGGACTGGAGCTGGCTTTAATGATAGAAGAAATGCATATGTTTGCCGCCATCGTAGAGCAGTCCAGCATGAACAAGGCTGCAGCGCTGCTTAACCTGTCCCAGCCTGCCCTCTCCCGTAAAGTAGCCAAGCTTGAGCAGGATATCGGCTCGCAGCTGTTCCGGCGCATCGGCAAGCGGCTGGAGCTGACACCGATCGGCCAGATGACCTATGAATACGCACTGGAGCTTCGCCAGCTTCACCGGCGCTACCTGCAGAAGGTGGCCGATTATGAGTCGGCAGGGCGGACCTCCATTACGATTGGAGCGAGCCTGACGACGCTGCAAACGACGCTTCCCGATTTTATCAAGGCGCTCAATAGCAGCCATCCTGAATTCGATATTAAGGCGGTCACGGGCAAAACCCATGAAATTGTTACTTATGTAAGGGAAGGCAAAGCCGATATCGGCATTGTCGCCTCACGGATTGAAGATGCCCAGCTGCACTGCGTCCCGCTGTTCGAGGATCATCTGCTGCTTGTCCTGCCAAAAAGCATGGTGGTGACAGGCAATGGCATGCTCGGTATCCAGGACCTCAACAGCTTGCCGATTCTCCTCTTCTCCAAAGGAACCTGGTATCGCATGCTAACCGACGAGCTGTTTGCCAAATACAATCTCCAGCCAGATGTGCGCATGGAGATTGACTCTTTCGAGGCGATCGTCCGGCTTCAGCACACTTGCCGGGCTGCGACGCTGCTGCCCCAATCCTATGTGCGAGAACAGCTGCTGGCCGACAATGACCTCACCGTCATTCCGATCAGAGAGCTGGCGGAGACGAAGCGCACAACTTCGCTCATTCATGCCGACCCGGCCCAGCTGCATCCAGCCGTCCGTCTATGGATTGAGGAGCTTGCTTCCCGTTCAAAGTCCTAAGCAGCGAAACAACAAGAAGACAGCAGCGCAGGTGCGAATAACCGCATGCGCTGCTGTCTTTATTGTCACCTTGTTGCTTCCTCTTCAAACTGCTCAATCTGCTCATTCGTCCCGATAATGACCATAACATCACGCTCGTGCAGCACATCGGTTGCCGTCGGGGCAATAATAATGCCGTTTGGCTTATTAATCGCTACAATGCTGCACCCGAAGCGGGCGCGCAGGTCGAGATCGCTGAGCGTCTTGCCATGCAGTTTGCCCGTGACGACAATCTCGGCAATCGTATAATCTTTGGACAGCTCAATATAATCAAGCAGATTCGGCGATACCAGCTGATGTGCGACTCGAATGCCCATATCCCGCTCCGGATAAATAATGCGGTCCACGCCGATTTTTTCCAATACGCGCCCGTGCAGCTCGTCCACCGCTTTTGCCACTACGGTCTTAACGCCCAAATCCTTAAGCAAAATCGTCGTCAAAATGCTCGCTTGAATATCATTGCCAATCGCTACAACACCAACATCAAAATTCCTTACGCCAATCGAGCGCAGCGTCTCCTCGTCTGTGCAATCGGCTGATACGGTATAGGTGAGCTCATCGCTCAGCTCCTGAACAGCTTCCTCATCCTTATCAATGCCTAGCACCTCATAGCCTAGCTGAATTAACTCTCTGCCCAGACTTGAGCCGAAACGCCCAAGCCCCACGATGACGAACTGGTTCTTTTTCATAATAACTCCGTGTTTCCCCTATCCAATTGTAATTTTGCCCTCGGGATACCGGTAAAGCTCCTTGCCCGCTTTCGGATTGAGCGCATAAGCAAGCGTCAGCGGGCCTAAACGACCAGCGAACATCGTAATAGAAATGATTATTTTCCCGAAATCGCTCAGCTCTGGCGTTATGCCCATCGACAAGCCAACCGTCCCGAAGGCGGAGGTTGCTTCAAACAAAATTTTAATAAACCGCTGATCCTCGGTGGCGGATAATAGCATCGTTACGACGACGACCAGCGCCAACGACAGCATCGTAATCGTAAGCGCCTTGAGCACCCGCTCCTTGCCGAGGCGGTAGCGGAACAGTACAATGTCCTCTTTCCCCCGGAACATCGCGACAACCGCCCCTATGAGCGTCATAAACGTCGTCGTTTTGATTCCGCCCCCCGTTGAGCCGGGAGATGCGCCGATAAACATTAATATAATGGTGAAAAATAAAGTCGCCTGCCGCAAATCGGCATAGTTCAGCGTATTAGCCCCCGCCGTCCTCGGCGAGACGGACTGGAAGAAGGATGCCAGAATTTTCCCGCCCCAGTCGAGCGAGCCAAGCGTCAGCCCATTCGAAAATTCAAAAATAAATATAACGACCGCTCCAACTGCGATGAGCGAGCCAGTCATCACCAGCACCACCTTGCTGTGCAGGGACAGCCCTTTGCGGCGGCGGAATTCCAGCAAATCCGAAATAACGATAAAACCGAGGCCTCCGGATATAATAAGCAGCATGGCAGTCAGGTTCACAACCGGATCATCCACATACGTCATCAAGCTGTGATAGTCGCCAAAAATATCAAAGCCCGCATTATTGAACAGCGAGATGGCGTGGAACCAGCCGAAATAAAATGCCTTGCCGAGCGGCATATCGGAAGCGAAACGCAGCGTTAGCAGCAGCGTGCCGACGAACTCAAAGGACAACGAATAGACAATGACCTTGCGTATGAGCCGAATAATGCCTTCCATGCTGCCTTGGTTCATCGCTTCTTGCAAAATAAGCCTTTCCCGCAGCGAAATGCGCTTTTTCAGCACAAGCGCGAACAGCGTGCCCATCGTCATAAAGCCGAGCCCGCCAATTTGAATGAGCAGCATAATAATAACCTGACCGGCCACCGAAAAATAAGTGCCAGAATCCACAACTACAAGCCCCGTCACGCTAGTTGCCGAGGTAGCCGTAAACAAAGCATCCAGGAAACGCAGCCCGCTTCCGTCAGCCGATGCAAAAGGCAGGGATAGCAGCAGAGCTCCCAGCATAATAATAATCGCAAAGCCAACGACCAATATGCGTGGCGGAGACCATTTTAATAACGAAAAAAACGAAATGTTCATTGCATCCACCTTCATATTGCCTATTATTCTATTCACTTGAAGCAGCTGTATTTGCAATTTCCATTACACATGACTTAACGATTATAAGCTTAAAGCGCACTGTGTATAAAACAGCCTTTTGCAATAAAAACAGCTGATTTCATTCAAAAACAGCCCTGCGAGGAAGATAGCCGCCCATTAGCTTGCCGGATATCGTTATTTCTCTGTTTTATGAATGCGGACAACGCTGA from the Paenibacillus sp. BIHB 4019 genome contains:
- the sdhB gene encoding succinate dehydrogenase iron-sulfur subunit; this encodes MADTTTATKTVKFIITRQDGPESAPYKEEFEIPYRPNMNVISGLMEIQRNPTMADGGNTAPVCWESNCLEEVCGACSMVINGKPRQACSALIDQLEQPVRLEPMRTFPVVRDLVINRERMFNALKRVKAWIPIDGTYDLGPGPRLAESKRQWAYELSKCMTCGVCLESCPNVNDRNSFVGPAAISQVRLFNVHPTGEMNKEERLEALMEDGGIEGCGNSQNCVRSCPKGIPLTTSIAAINKDTTKHLFKKWLGF
- a CDS encoding helix-turn-helix domain-containing protein, producing MDYSTMCPKYEAAAEILGKKWTGLIIRVLLAGPKRFKEIKEQIPEMSDKMLTDRMKELEQLSIIKRTVYPEMPVRIEYELSDKGHHLQPVIESIQKWGEEWL
- a CDS encoding LysR family transcriptional regulator — encoded protein: MIEEMHMFAAIVEQSSMNKAAALLNLSQPALSRKVAKLEQDIGSQLFRRIGKRLELTPIGQMTYEYALELRQLHRRYLQKVADYESAGRTSITIGASLTTLQTTLPDFIKALNSSHPEFDIKAVTGKTHEIVTYVREGKADIGIVASRIEDAQLHCVPLFEDHLLLVLPKSMVVTGNGMLGIQDLNSLPILLFSKGTWYRMLTDELFAKYNLQPDVRMEIDSFEAIVRLQHTCRAATLLPQSYVREQLLADNDLTVIPIRELAETKRTTSLIHADPAQLHPAVRLWIEELASRSKS
- a CDS encoding DoxX family protein, with protein sequence MLDTGLLIIRVVLGLLMVGHGAQKLFGWFGGYGLKGTGGWLDSIGVKPGVLMALAAGLSEAVGGLLFAAGLWTWVGAVLLIIPMIMAIVKVHGVNGLWSTQNGYEYNLVLIAVFVGVALTGAGELSIDALLK
- a CDS encoding succinate dehydrogenase cytochrome b558 subunit codes for the protein MKGNSYFSRKLHSLLGIIPLGMFIVVHALTNYQSFERGAEGFSSGVSLINSLPLLPIFEIFGIYLPLLFHGVYGLYVAYQSDSNLGRFKYGRNWAFTAQRITGVITFIFVFWHVYQTRFQVYLGYITHEELGSTMHNIATNPLYFVFYVVGVLAATFHFANGLWAFLISWGITVGPRAQRISSIVCMGVFVVVAALFILSLVAFRGDEFKEAADLALAWNTIG
- a CDS encoding EamA family transporter, which encodes MWLTVAISSAILFGLAGWWMKKSQMSGGTTSALLLGLYASGTAGFGVHAAFEGSLASLADYRIWIAGAIIGAGSAIGNAVFMKALDYGPASLTSPLTNMNIVLVVALGTLVYKEPLHFTQACGILLLLLSVVLISYKKQVQAAPAQKQWFFYVGAAVAFFTFRNGGLKVTEEWGLSSAPILFVGYLLSFLWFALLSKEKNSSNRKPAYRTGLLYGLLAGLFSYAGLQLYATALATGPANLAAPIFATNSLVVAAGAILIYKEKLNAAQWAAFACMMIGLVVIRL
- a CDS encoding TrkH family potassium uptake protein produces the protein MNISFFSLLKWSPPRILVVGFAIIIMLGALLLSLPFASADGSGLRFLDALFTATSATSVTGLVVVDSGTYFSVAGQVIIMLLIQIGGLGFMTMGTLFALVLKKRISLRERLILQEAMNQGSMEGIIRLIRKVIVYSLSFEFVGTLLLTLRFASDMPLGKAFYFGWFHAISLFNNAGFDIFGDYHSLMTYVDDPVVNLTAMLLIISGGLGFIVISDLLEFRRRKGLSLHSKVVLVMTGSLIAVGAVVIFIFEFSNGLTLGSLDWGGKILASFFQSVSPRTAGANTLNYADLRQATLFFTIILMFIGASPGSTGGGIKTTTFMTLIGAVVAMFRGKEDIVLFRYRLGKERVLKALTITMLSLALVVVVTMLLSATEDQRFIKILFEATSAFGTVGLSMGITPELSDFGKIIISITMFAGRLGPLTLAYALNPKAGKELYRYPEGKITIG
- the sdhA gene encoding succinate dehydrogenase flavoprotein subunit, which gives rise to MANNKIIVVGGGLAGLMATIKAAEAGMHVDLFSIVPVKRSHSVCAQGGINGAVNTKGEGDSPWEHFDDTVYGGDFLANQPPVKAMCEAAPGIIHLMDRMGVMFSRTPEGLLDFRRFGGTQYHRTAFAGATTGQQLLYALDEQVRRWEAAGLVTKYEHWEFLGAVLDDEGICRGVSAQDLRSMEVKTFVGDAVILASGGPGIIFGKTTNSVINTGTAASAVYQQGVNYANGEFIQIHPTAIPGDDKLRLMSESARGEGGRVWTYKDGKPWYFLEEKYPAYGNLVPRDIATREIFSVCVDQKLGINGENMVYLDLSHKDPKELDVKLGGIIEIYEKFMGDDPRKLPMKIFPAVHYSMGGMWVDYNQMTNIPGLFAAGECEYQYHGANRLGANSLLSAIYGGMVAGPKAVEYIKGMKKASADVASSVFDREQKRQTDKYESILAMNGTENAYVLHKELGEWMTNNMTVVRFNDKLEATINKIKELKQRYNNININDSMKWNNSSVAFTRQLWNMLELSEAMTLGALLRDESRGAHYKPDFTERNDEKFMKSTIATWTKEGPQISYEDIDVSLITPRKRDYTANKKKGE
- a CDS encoding histidinol-phosphatase; this translates as MKFDLHTHHERCGHADGMIEDYIIAALDRGLQAIGISDHSPYFGHKDDRPFPGIAMAQSEFDNYIKEVLELKAKYEGRIEVLLGMESDFFPERLPAYRDAYEGVPFDYIIGSVHQVSGVSIFNRNRWEKLTEKQQFEDKRRYYDLISQSARSGMFDVLGHIDAMKGYYPAFSDIKADAEIDDTLRVIAENDVSIEINTSGSTKYVGGWYPSDEILERAHHFGVNVTFGSDAHVPARVGDDWDRVSKRLKEIGFKKWVFYRQRKQIIVPL
- a CDS encoding TrkA family potassium uptake protein, which gives rise to MKKNQFVIVGLGRFGSSLGRELIQLGYEVLGIDKDEEAVQELSDELTYTVSADCTDEETLRSIGVRNFDVGVVAIGNDIQASILTTILLKDLGVKTVVAKAVDELHGRVLEKIGVDRIIYPERDMGIRVAHQLVSPNLLDYIELSKDYTIAEIVVTGKLHGKTLSDLDLRARFGCSIVAINKPNGIIIAPTATDVLHERDVMVIIGTNEQIEQFEEEATR